A single Clostridiales bacterium DNA region contains:
- a CDS encoding superoxide dismutase, whose protein sequence is MFEQVKLRYNFKDLEPYIDELTMITHYSKHHAAYTKNFNDAVEKAGLAGITAEEILASLDQVQDPALRIQLQNNGGGYYNHNLYFSIMSPNPQKTPEGELKEKIDATFGSFEALKEQLTQAASTRFGSGWAWLSADSQGNLQVSSTPNQDNPITQSQGKWTPILGIDVWEHAYYLKYKNLRGDYIKEFFNVLDWDEVGKLYNKIVNSD, encoded by the coding sequence ATGTTTGAGCAAGTTAAATTAAGATATAATTTTAAAGATCTAGAACCCTATATTGACGAATTGACTATGATTACCCATTACAGCAAACACCATGCGGCTTATACCAAAAATTTTAACGATGCAGTGGAAAAGGCTGGACTTGCGGGCATAACCGCAGAGGAAATTCTAGCCTCGCTTGACCAAGTTCAAGATCCTGCGTTAAGAATTCAATTGCAAAACAACGGCGGCGGCTATTATAACCATAACTTGTATTTTTCTATAATGTCGCCCAATCCTCAAAAAACGCCCGAGGGCGAGCTAAAAGAAAAAATTGACGCTACCTTTGGCAGTTTTGAAGCGCTAAAAGAACAACTAACTCAGGCTGCTTCTACTAGGTTTGGTTCTGGTTGGGCATGGCTTTCAGCCGATAGCCAAGGCAATCTTCAAGTAAGCTCTACTCCCAATCAAGATAACCCAATAACCCAATCTCAAGGCAAATGGACGCCTATTTTGGGCATTGATGTATGGGAACACGCCTATTATCTAAAATACAAAAATCTAAGAGGCGATTATATAAAAGAGTTTTTTAATGTCTTAGATTGGGATGAAGTAGGCAAGCTCTACAACAAAATCGTTAACTCAGACT